The following is a genomic window from Deltaproteobacteria bacterium.
GTCCACGGTCTCTTGAGAAGTTGCCGGCCCGCGGACGATCTCCACCAAGGGCACGATATGGGGTGGAGCAAACCAGTGGGTGATGAGCACTTTGTCCGGCCGTTTGGTCTCCACGAATTTAAAAATGTCCATATAGGAAGTATTGCTGGCCAGGATGGCAGTCGGAGGGCAGACTTGGTCGAGGGTCTTGAACATCTCTTTTTTGGCGGCCGCATCTTCAATGATCGCCTCGATGACAAAGTCAGCGTTCTTCCCGGCATCTTCAATCTTTGTGGTGGTATGGATTCGGTTGAGAATGGTGGCTGGTTGACTCTTCTCCAAACGCCCCATCTCCACAAAGGTTTGCAGGTTGGAAGAAATAAGGCTTTGGGCCTTGGTAAGGATTTCTTCCTTGATATCGTTCAGCCAAACATTGTACCCGGCTTGAGCAAAAACTTGGGCTAGGGAATGGCCCATGGTGCCTGCACCGACGATGGTCACGTTACGGATTTTGTTCATTTTCACTCTCCTTTAAAAATTTTTTTGAGCGAATCAAATCGCTCTCCCGGCAAAGGCCCCTTCATGGATAGCCTGGTAGATTTTCCTTGGCTCCAGGCAGTCTCCGATAACGTAAACATTTCCGAAATTTTCCTTCAGGGGCTTGAGCAATTCCTGATTTGGTGTGAGTCCCAGGGCCAGAATCGCGGAGTCCACCTCTACTCGTCGCTCTCTCCAGTCGCGTCCGTGCAGAAGCACAAAGGCATCTTCAATTTTCGCAAGCATCCAGCCCGTTAATATTTCTACGTTCCTTTCTTGCAGCAATTGCAGGAGGGCCAGCCGGGAGCGCATCTCTAGGTCGAGGGCGAGGTCGTTTAGCATCTCTACCAAAGTTACCTTCTTCCCCAAAGAAGCCAGGTGCGCGGCCACTTCGCATCCCATGGCTGCTCCCCCGGCAACCAGGACTCTTTTCCCGGCCTGGTATTTTCCGGAGAGCAGATCGATAGCGGTGGCCACAAAGGGTTTGTGGATTCCGGGAATTTTCGGGAGAGGCATGGTGGACCCCGCAGCCAATACCACAGCGTCAGGCTTGAGTTCCTTGACCAATTCGAGGGTGGCCTCATGTTCGTAAAGGATTTCTACACCCAATTTATTCACCTGAGTTTTTGAATATTCCAGGAAGCTGCGTAATTCGGCTTT
Proteins encoded in this region:
- a CDS encoding 3-hydroxyacyl-CoA dehydrogenase family protein → MNKIRNVTIVGAGTMGHSLAQVFAQAGYNVWLNDIKEEILTKAQSLISSNLQTFVEMGRLEKSQPATILNRIHTTTKIEDAGKNADFVIEAIIEDAAAKKEMFKTLDQVCPPTAILASNTSYMDIFKFVETKRPDKVLITHWFAPPHIVPLVEIVRGPATSQETVDTVKELIIAAGKKPIVISKFLPGFIANRLQSALGNEVLFLLDNGYASAEDIDTATKASFGLRMPILGLVK